A single Nycticebus coucang isolate mNycCou1 chromosome 16, mNycCou1.pri, whole genome shotgun sequence DNA region contains:
- the GET1 gene encoding guided entry of tail-anchored proteins factor 1, whose protein sequence is MSTAEADRWAWLLVLSFVFGCNVLRILLPSFSSFMSRVLQKDAEQESQMRAEIQDMKQELSTVNMMDEFARYARLERKINKMTDKLKTHVKARTAQLAKIKWVINVAFYILQAALMISLIWKYYSVPVAVVPSKWITPLDRLVAFPTRVAGGVGITCWILVCNKVVAIVLHPFS, encoded by the exons ATGAGCACCGCCGAGGCAGACCGCTGGGCGTGGCTGCTGGTGCTCAGCTTTGTGTTTGGGTGCAACGTCCTTAGGATCCTCCTCCCGTCCTTCTCCTCCTTC ATGTCCAGGGTGTTGCAGAAGGATGCAGAGCAGGAGTCACAGATGAGAGCAGAGATCCAGGATATGAAGCAAGAGCTCTCCACGGTCAATATGATGGATGAATTTGCCAGATATGCCAGGCTGGAAAGGAAGATTAACAAGATGACGGATAAGCTCAAAACTCATG tgaaaGCACGGACAGCTCAATTAGCCAAGATAAAATGGGTTATCAATGTTGCTTTCTACATACTACAG GCTGCTTTGATGATCTCACTCATTTGGAAGTACTATTCTGTCCCTGTAGCTGTTGTGCCAAGTAAATGGATAACCCCACTAGACCGCCTGGTAGCCTTTCCTACTAGAGTAGCAG gtGGTGTTGGAATTACCTGTTGGATTTTAGTCTGTAACAAAGTTGTGGCCATTGTGCTTCATCCTTTCAGCTGA